In Frederiksenia canicola, the sequence AATTCATACAGTTTCCGAGTTGATATGTTTAAATTTAATCAGATCACGCCGTTCCTTTTTGTTTGGTCGGCGGTCTGGATGTGGCATGGATAACGCATTCGCTTTGCGAGCAAACGCCAGTTTTTCTCGCTCCGCAATGCTTTTTTCGGTTTCTTGATAGAGCCGTTGAGCTTCTGGAGCCCCACGACGCTGATCGCTTAAGGCTAACACTTCCACTTCTTTTTCATCGTTGCCTTGCCGCAGTTTAATCACTGCACCAATTTCAACGATTTTGCTGGTTTTGGCACGCTGACCATTGTAATGCACCTTGCCGCCTTCGATCATCGCTTTGGCAATGCTTCGGGTTTTATAAAACCGAGCCGCCCACAGCCATTTGTCAAGGCGAACATCATCCGTTTCGTTGGCGTGTTTCATCATTTCCTCTCAGTCAAGCTCCCCTCTTTAAGCAACAAGGAGAACTAAATGACGGCAATTTTACCCGTTTTCAAGGCAAACCGCCAAACAAGCGGTCAGTTCTGCGAAAAAATTTGCAAAATCAGCGGTTCTGCTGTATTCTTCGCCACTCAATTCCGAATTAAAATCCACAGAATTTCTTTTTAATCCAATCAATTTTACACATACATAAACATTTCTATGCATCTTACAGAATTAAAAAACACACCCGTATCGGAGCTTGTCCGTATCGGTGAAGAACAAATGGGCTTAGAAAATCTAGCTCGCTTACGTAAACAAGATATTATTTTCGCCATTCTTAAACAGCATGCTAAAAGCGGAGAAGACATTTTCGGGCAAGGCGTGTTGGAAATTTTACCCGACGGCTTCGGTTTCTTACGTTCGGGCGACAGTTCTTACTTGGCAGGACCTGATGATATTTACGTTTCACCGAGCCAAATTCGCCGTTTTAACTTACAAACAGGCGACTCGATTGAAGGTAAAATCCGCCCGCCTAAAGAAGGTGAACGTTACTTTGCCCTGCTCAAGGTTGATCGAGTAAACGATGACCGCCCTGAAGTTTCTCGCAGTAAAATCCTTTTCGAAAACCTAACCCCACTTCACGCCAATTCTCGCTTGCGTATGGAACGCGGCAATGGTTCAACCGAAGATTTAACCGCTCGTATTTTGGATTTAGCCTCGCCAATCGGTAAAGGTCAGCGTGGTTTGATCGTAGCTCCGCCAAAAGCGGGTAAAACGGTGTTATTACAAAATATTGCCCAAAGCATCACCCACAACTATCCAGAATGCGTGTTGATCGTATTGCTGATTGACGAACGTCCAGAAGAAGTCACAGAAATGCAGCGTTCTGTGAAAGGCGAAGTGATTGCCTCGACCTTCGATGAGCCAGCCACTCGCCACGTTCAAGTCGCAGAAATGGTAATCGAAAAAGCCAAACGCTTAGTGGAACATAAAAAAGATGTCGTGATTTTGCTCGACTCGATCACTCGTTTAGCTCGTGCATACAACACCGTGACCCCTGCTTCAGGCAAAATTTTATCGGGCGGTGTGGACGCAAACGCTTTACATCGTCCGAAACGTTTCTTTGGTGCAGCACGTAATGTGGAAGAAGGCGGCAGCCTCACTATTATTGCAACTGCCCTTGTCGATACTGGTTCAAAAATGGACGAGGTGATTTTCGAGGAGTTCAAAGGAACGGGTAATATGGAATTACACTTATCGCGTAAAATTGCGGAGCGTCGTGTGTTCCCAGCGATTGATTTCAACCGCTCAGGTACCCGTAAAGAAGACTTACTCACCAGCCCAGATGAGCTGCAAAAAATGTGGATTCTCCGTAAAATTCTTAACCCGATGGGTGAAGTGGAAGCGATGGAGTTTTTAATCGACAAATTGATGGTTGCCAAAACCAACGACGAGTTTTTTGAAGTGATGAAACGTTCGTAATCATTCAGCGGCACAATGCAATATTGTGCCATTTTCTTTTGCAAAAAATGATGAAAATCTTACCGCTTGTTTTCCCGCTTATCTGTCTCTCCGCCCAAACCGCGGCCCTTGAGCCAGAACCCCGCACGATGCCGCCCACGATTGATAAAGCATTGCTTGGACAAATCTTGTTTTTTGATAAAAATCTCTCTTTTACTGGCAACTTAAATTGTGCCAGCTGCCACAGCCCCGACCACGCTTTTGTCGATGTACGAGAAACATCAGCACAGGGAATGGTGTCACAAGGCGATGATCCGCACAAATTCGGCAATCGTAACAGCCCCACGATGATGTATGCCAAATTCTCGCCTGCCTTTCATTTTGATGAACAAGCGAAAGAATATGTTGGTGGGCAATTTTGGGACGGACGTGCGGCAGATTTGCAAGAACAGGCAGGAAACCCACCGCTTGATCCCCTCGAAATGGCGATGCCTGATAAATTAGAGGTCGTCAAACGATTATGGCAAACGCCGATGTACGTCAATTTGCTAACTGCACATTATGGAAAGGATGTGTGGAAAAGCGTAGAAACAGTTTATGCGGCAATGGAAGAGGCAATATCGACTTTTCAGCAGCAGAAGCAACTACTCGCGCCTTTCGATGCCAAGTATGACAAGTTTCTGCAAGGCAAAGCGGCATTAACCGAGCAAGAAGAACAAGGGCGAGAGTTGTTTTTCGATTCTCAGGGTGCGAATTGTGCGAGCTGTCATCAGTTGCAGCAACATGTGGGGCATTTTGAAGAAACGTTTACCAATTATCGCTATTACAACCTTGGTGTACCGAAAAATCGCCGGCTTTTGAGCCACAATCAACTGTCTGATGAATTTGTCGATCTCGGTTTGTTTGCCAATCCGAAAGTGAAGGGCGATGAAATGCAAAAAGGCAAATTCAAAGTACCAACGCTCCGCAATGTCGCTGTAACCGCACCTTATATGCACAATGGCGTGTTTAAAGAACTGCGAACCGTGCTGCTGTTTTTGGATCATTACAACAATCCCATTCGCAAAATTAATCCCGAAACTGACCGCTTGTGGAGCGAGCCAGAATACGCCCCAACCGTCGCCCATAACAAGCTAAAAGCCAAAGCATTGAGCGATGCAGAAATTGATGCATTAGAAGCCTTTTTAAAAACGCTAACAGATGAGCGGTATGAGGCCTTATTGAAGTAACATCACAGAAATGAAAAATCCGATTAACAACTAATCGGATTTCTGTTATTTAAATAGGTTTAAGAAGTGGTTAGATAAATACTTGTTCCTGCACTTGGTAACCTTGTGGAACAGTGGCTTTGTCGTCGAATGTCACAAATTCCCAAGCATTTTCATTAGCAAGTACCGCTCGCAACAATTTATTATTTAAGCCATGGCCTGATTTATAGGCGGAAAAATCACCTAAAATGTTGTAGCCACACATAAATAAATCACCAATCGCATCAAGCATTTTGTGGCGAACTAGTTCATCTTTAAAGCGTAAACCGTCCTCATTCAAAATGCGGTATTCATCTAGTACGATGGCGTTATCTAAACTGCCCCCCAACGCTAAACCGATAGATTGCAGATATTCCACGTCCTTCATAAAGGTGAATGTTCTCGCACGGCTTAATTGTTGAATAAAGTGCTGTGCAGAGAAATCCATCTTATAGTTACGCACCTCTTTAGTGATCATTGGGTGAGTAAAATCAATAGTGAAATCTAATTTTAAACCGTGATTGTAAGGTTTAAACTCCGCCCATTTGTCGCCTTCTTCTACTCGAACAGTTTCTTTGATGCGGATGAATTTTTTCGCCGCATCTTGTTCTTCAATACCTGCATCTAGTAAGAGATAAATAAATGGGCTTGAGCTTCCGTCCATAATCGGAATTTCAGAGGCATCTACTTCAACGATTAAGTTATCTAAACCTAATGCAGACATTGCTGCATTTAGATGCTCAACGGTTGAGATACGTACCCCTTCATCGTTAATCATACAGGTGCAAAGTTGGGTATCGCGGATAGCATCTGCACTTGCAGGAAAGTAAACGACAGGATCAAGATCAGTGCGTGCGTAAATAATCCCTGTATTTGCAGGAGCTGGACGCAAAGTCAAGGTTACTTTTTTACCGCTATGTAAACCGATACCAGTTACCTTCGTAGCTTGTTTCAGTGTTCTTTGTTTAATCATATCGTTTCCTTATCCCTTAATCGGATTACTGCCCATTACGCATAAATCCAGGAATTGAATTTGGCGACCACATTTGTTGTTGATCCACTTGTTGTGGTTTTGATGTGGCTTGTTGCTGCTGACCAAACTGGCTCGGTTGTTGATAGCCACCCATCGTGTTCATAAAAGGAGGCTGACCTGCTACTTGTGCTGGTTGTGCAACTTGTTGTGATTGCATACTCGCTTGATGCTGTGGATAACCTACCATTTTAGGTGGTGCAATTTCTTCAGGTTGACCAATGCCCGTTGCAACTAATGTCACTCGAATTTTGCCTTCCATTTCTGGATAGAACGCAGAACCAAAAATAATTGCCGCATCAGGATCTGCAAAGCTGGTTACATATTCCATAATCGTATTGACTTCTGCAAGTTCAATATCAAAACCTGATGAAATATTTACTAATATCCCTTTTGCTCCTGAAAGATCCACATCTTCTAATAATGGGCTTGCCACTGCTTCTTTTGCTGCATTTTCTGCTCGATTTTCGCCCTCAGCAATTCCAGTTCCCATCATTGCACGCCCCATTTCTGACATCACTTTTTTTACGTCAGCAAAGTCAACGTTTACTAAACCTTCTGAAGTAATCATATCTGTAATGCCTAAAACTGCATTACGCAATACATCATTCGCCACTCCAAAAGCTTCATTAAATTTTACATTCTTAGGTAAGACTTTTAATAATTTATCATTTTGAATAATAATCAGAGAATCAACGTGTTTAGCTAGCTCTTTAATGCCTTGTTCAGCATAGCTTGAGCGTTTTCGTCCTTCAAAAGAAAACGGTTTAGTCACGATACCGACTGTCAATGCACCTTGGCTTTTTGCAATTTCTGCAATCACTGGGGCAGCACCAGTACCAGTACCACCTCCCATGCCAACAGCAATAAACACCATATCCGCACCAGCTAGCATATTTGTTAATGCATCACGATCTTCTTCTGCTGCTTGATGACCTACATTAGGATCGGCTCCTGCCCCTAAACCTTTAGTTACTGTTGCACCAATCTGAATCGTATTACGAACAGTACTACTACGCAGAACTTGTGCATCTGTGTTTACTGAAAAAAACTCAACACTCCCCACATCTTCTGATTGGGTGGTAACCATATGATTTAAGGCATTACCGCCACCGCCACCGACACCGATAACCTTAATTACCGCATCTTGCGTTGCTTCATAAATAGGTTCAAACATTTTGATTCTCCTGAAGTGCTTACCTAATCACACTCAATTAAAAATTGGATTTTAAAAAATTAACTAATTTTTTCCCGCCACGGCGACACTTATCAAAGATACTACCGAACGTTTCACTAATTTCACCGCTTGCACCCGATTCTGAATCGTTATAGTGGCTATATTGTAATAACCCTAGTACAGTGGCATATTGCGGTTTACTTACATAGTCAGTTAATCCTGTGATATTGAGCGGATAACCGACTCGGACTTGTGAACCAAAGACAGATTTTGCACATTCTACAATATCTTCTATTTGAGAACCACCACCCGTTAATACAATTCCTGCAATTAATTCTTGTTTTATACCTTTTTGATACAATTCGTTACGTAATTGTATTAATTCATTGTTTACAACACTTAATAAATCGTGATAACACTGTGCAGTATAATTTGACAACTGAGCCTTTGTAAAAGTTCGCGGTGTTCGTCCACCTAATCCCGCCATTTCAATTTTTTTCTCAGGGAAATTGGTTGGTGGAGACATTGCACTGCCATATTGTACTTTTATTTTTTCTGCATCTGGACGAGAAGTGGTAAATATTTGAGCAATATAATCGGTTACGTTATTCCCCCCGAATGGAATTACTTTACTAAATCGTAATGCTCCGTCGGTATAAACTAAAATATCCATTGTGCCGCCGCCAATATCAATTAAGCAAACGCCTAACTCTTTTTCATCTTCTGTTAAAACAGAATAGCTTGAGGCCAAGCCAGAGAAAACAATTTGATCAATTTTTAATTTGCTTCTCTCAACCGCATTTTTTAAATTACGTAGCCAGTCATTGTGACACGCAATAATATGGGCCTGAGCATTTAATCGCATTCCCGATAATCCAATTGGATTTTTCGTCGCAGGAAGACGATCAACTTTATATTCTTGCGGAATAATATGAAGTGTTTCCAATCCGTCAGGTAATTTAATAGAACGGGCAATATGAATTGCATTATCTAAATCATCATTTGTCACCGTACCTGAAAGTGGTACGGTGCCATTTTCATTTAATCCAACAATATGTGCCCCTGATAATGCTAATGTCACCCCCATAATTTTACATTCCGAGATCGATTCAGCCTCTTCAATCGCTCGTTGAATGGAACTTACTGTGGCATCTAAATCAACAACTCCCCCGCCTTGCACACCTTTCGATGGGCTAACACCTGAACCAATTACATTGATTACACCATCAGGCAACACTTCACCCACAACGGCCACCACTTTATGTGTACCGATTTCTAAACCAACAACGATTTTTGACTCTGCTACTTTTGTCATACTATTAATACTTAAAAATAAAATTATTGTGGGCGGAATCCAACAGCGGCTCCGTGTTCATAACGTAAATCAACATAAGCCAAACGCTTACCATCTGGCACATCAATCTCAGGAAAAATGGTGACGAAACGGTCAATCTTTGGCAACCAATCACCACGCCCTAAACGCAGTTGAACCTGATTATCTAACGTGATTGTCCAAGAACCACGAATATCGGTCGCCACAGACATCAATCCTAAATTGCGAGA encodes:
- a CDS encoding cytochrome-c peroxidase, producing the protein MMKILPLVFPLICLSAQTAALEPEPRTMPPTIDKALLGQILFFDKNLSFTGNLNCASCHSPDHAFVDVRETSAQGMVSQGDDPHKFGNRNSPTMMYAKFSPAFHFDEQAKEYVGGQFWDGRAADLQEQAGNPPLDPLEMAMPDKLEVVKRLWQTPMYVNLLTAHYGKDVWKSVETVYAAMEEAISTFQQQKQLLAPFDAKYDKFLQGKAALTEQEEQGRELFFDSQGANCASCHQLQQHVGHFEETFTNYRYYNLGVPKNRRLLSHNQLSDEFVDLGLFANPKVKGDEMQKGKFKVPTLRNVAVTAPYMHNGVFKELRTVLLFLDHYNNPIRKINPETDRLWSEPEYAPTVAHNKLKAKALSDAEIDALEAFLKTLTDERYEALLK
- the lpxC gene encoding UDP-3-O-acyl-N-acetylglucosamine deacetylase; the protein is MIKQRTLKQATKVTGIGLHSGKKVTLTLRPAPANTGIIYARTDLDPVVYFPASADAIRDTQLCTCMINDEGVRISTVEHLNAAMSALGLDNLIVEVDASEIPIMDGSSSPFIYLLLDAGIEEQDAAKKFIRIKETVRVEEGDKWAEFKPYNHGLKLDFTIDFTHPMITKEVRNYKMDFSAQHFIQQLSRARTFTFMKDVEYLQSIGLALGGSLDNAIVLDEYRILNEDGLRFKDELVRHKMLDAIGDLFMCGYNILGDFSAYKSGHGLNNKLLRAVLANENAWEFVTFDDKATVPQGYQVQEQVFI
- the rho gene encoding transcription termination factor Rho → MHLTELKNTPVSELVRIGEEQMGLENLARLRKQDIIFAILKQHAKSGEDIFGQGVLEILPDGFGFLRSGDSSYLAGPDDIYVSPSQIRRFNLQTGDSIEGKIRPPKEGERYFALLKVDRVNDDRPEVSRSKILFENLTPLHANSRLRMERGNGSTEDLTARILDLASPIGKGQRGLIVAPPKAGKTVLLQNIAQSITHNYPECVLIVLLIDERPEEVTEMQRSVKGEVIASTFDEPATRHVQVAEMVIEKAKRLVEHKKDVVILLDSITRLARAYNTVTPASGKILSGGVDANALHRPKRFFGAARNVEEGGSLTIIATALVDTGSKMDEVIFEEFKGTGNMELHLSRKIAERRVFPAIDFNRSGTRKEDLLTSPDELQKMWILRKILNPMGEVEAMEFLIDKLMVAKTNDEFFEVMKRS
- the ftsA gene encoding cell division protein FtsA, with product MTKVAESKIVVGLEIGTHKVVAVVGEVLPDGVINVIGSGVSPSKGVQGGGVVDLDATVSSIQRAIEEAESISECKIMGVTLALSGAHIVGLNENGTVPLSGTVTNDDLDNAIHIARSIKLPDGLETLHIIPQEYKVDRLPATKNPIGLSGMRLNAQAHIIACHNDWLRNLKNAVERSKLKIDQIVFSGLASSYSVLTEDEKELGVCLIDIGGGTMDILVYTDGALRFSKVIPFGGNNVTDYIAQIFTTSRPDAEKIKVQYGSAMSPPTNFPEKKIEMAGLGGRTPRTFTKAQLSNYTAQCYHDLLSVVNNELIQLRNELYQKGIKQELIAGIVLTGGGSQIEDIVECAKSVFGSQVRVGYPLNITGLTDYVSKPQYATVLGLLQYSHYNDSESGASGEISETFGSIFDKCRRGGKKLVNFLKSNF
- the hslR gene encoding ribosome-associated heat shock protein Hsp15, yielding MKHANETDDVRLDKWLWAARFYKTRSIAKAMIEGGKVHYNGQRAKTSKIVEIGAVIKLRQGNDEKEVEVLALSDQRRGAPEAQRLYQETEKSIAEREKLAFARKANALSMPHPDRRPNKKERRDLIKFKHINSETV
- the ftsZ gene encoding cell division protein FtsZ; protein product: MFEPIYEATQDAVIKVIGVGGGGGNALNHMVTTQSEDVGSVEFFSVNTDAQVLRSSTVRNTIQIGATVTKGLGAGADPNVGHQAAEEDRDALTNMLAGADMVFIAVGMGGGTGTGAAPVIAEIAKSQGALTVGIVTKPFSFEGRKRSSYAEQGIKELAKHVDSLIIIQNDKLLKVLPKNVKFNEAFGVANDVLRNAVLGITDMITSEGLVNVDFADVKKVMSEMGRAMMGTGIAEGENRAENAAKEAVASPLLEDVDLSGAKGILVNISSGFDIELAEVNTIMEYVTSFADPDAAIIFGSAFYPEMEGKIRVTLVATGIGQPEEIAPPKMVGYPQHQASMQSQQVAQPAQVAGQPPFMNTMGGYQQPSQFGQQQQATSKPQQVDQQQMWSPNSIPGFMRNGQ